The Streptomyces sp. Mut1 genome window below encodes:
- a CDS encoding NAD-dependent epimerase/dehydratase family protein yields MGKVVLVTGAARQLGGRFVRRVQRDPDVERVIAVDAVAPGHELGDAVFVRADIRQPAIARVLAEHAVDTVVHLDVSGMALGAQGRTAVKETNVIGTMQLLGACQKAPAVQRLVVKSSTGVYGSAPRDPAVFHETTPPKSLPGGGFAKDASEVEGYVRGFARRRPDVAVCVLRFANILGPDADSPLADYLSLPVLPTVFGYDPRLQFVHEDDVIDVLGIAASEPGRGTLNSGTFNIAGDGVLLLSQCARRLGRPTVPMLLPAVTWVGQALRSVGMADFSPEQIRLLTHGRVVSTVQMRETLGFAPRYSTAEAFADFARSRAPGLLPPEAVGRAVDRVAAAVDRGGDTHPTPSAR; encoded by the coding sequence TTGGGGAAGGTCGTGCTCGTCACAGGGGCGGCCCGGCAGCTGGGCGGCCGTTTCGTGCGGCGTGTGCAGCGTGATCCGGACGTGGAGCGGGTGATCGCCGTCGACGCGGTCGCGCCGGGGCACGAGCTGGGCGACGCCGTCTTCGTCCGCGCGGACATCCGCCAGCCCGCCATCGCCCGGGTGCTCGCCGAGCACGCGGTGGACACCGTCGTGCATCTGGACGTCAGCGGCATGGCGCTCGGGGCGCAGGGGCGTACGGCGGTCAAGGAGACCAACGTCATCGGCACCATGCAGCTGCTCGGCGCCTGCCAGAAGGCGCCCGCCGTGCAGCGGCTGGTGGTGAAGTCCAGTACGGGCGTGTACGGGTCGGCGCCCCGCGATCCGGCGGTCTTCCACGAGACGACCCCGCCCAAGTCGCTGCCCGGCGGCGGCTTCGCGAAGGACGCCTCGGAGGTCGAGGGGTACGTACGGGGCTTCGCGCGCCGCCGGCCGGACGTGGCCGTGTGCGTGCTGAGGTTCGCGAACATCCTGGGGCCCGACGCGGACTCGCCGCTCGCTGACTATCTGTCGCTGCCGGTGCTGCCGACGGTCTTCGGGTACGACCCGAGGCTCCAGTTCGTCCACGAGGACGACGTCATCGACGTGCTGGGCATCGCGGCGAGCGAGCCGGGGCGCGGGACGCTGAACAGCGGCACGTTCAACATCGCGGGGGACGGCGTGCTGCTGCTCTCGCAGTGTGCGCGGCGGCTGGGGCGGCCGACGGTGCCGATGCTGCTGCCCGCGGTCACCTGGGTCGGGCAGGCGCTGCGGTCGGTCGGCATGGCGGACTTCTCGCCGGAGCAGATCCGGCTGCTCACCCATGGCAGGGTGGTCTCCACGGTCCAGATGCGCGAGACGCTGGGGTTCGCCCCGCGTTACTCCACGGCGGAGGCGTTCGCGGACTTCGCGCGCAGCCGGGCGCCGGGGCTGCTGCCGCCCGAGGCGGTGGGCCGTGCCGTGGACCGGGTGGCCGCGGCCGTGGACCGGGGCGGCGACACCCACCCGACTCCGAGCGCCAGGTAG
- a CDS encoding helix-turn-helix domain-containing protein, producing MAADSERPLNEVKFLTVAEVASVMRVSKMTVYRLVHSGHLPAIRVGRSFRVPEQAVHEYLRESFVGVASA from the coding sequence ATGGCTGCTGACAGCGAGAGGCCTCTCAACGAGGTCAAATTTCTGACCGTGGCGGAAGTCGCCTCGGTCATGCGGGTGTCGAAGATGACCGTGTACCGCCTGGTGCACAGCGGTCATCTGCCGGCGATCCGGGTGGGCAGGTCCTTCCGGGTGCCGGAGCAAGCGGTTCACGAGTATCTCCGCGAGTCCTTCGTGGGGGTGGCATCTGCCTGA
- a CDS encoding 30S ribosomal protein bS22: MGSVIKKRRKRMAKKKHRKLLKRTRVQRRNKK, from the coding sequence GTGGGCTCTGTTATCAAGAAGCGGCGTAAGCGGATGGCCAAGAAGAAGCACCGCAAGCTGCTCAAGCGCACGCGCGTTCAGCGTCGCAACAAGAAGTAG
- a CDS encoding DUF5667 domain-containing protein has protein sequence MIANVSAHRRANAFAQALEEQSLSGAAAVQPEDPAEQADRGPLLALANGLGELPKPQMDPEVKVVQRAQLVAAMEAMLAEGGASADPTVPEQRSRGSHRASPLRKLRPRSRWGKGLAAGGLTVGVAAGAFGGVAAASSDALPGDSLYGLKRGMEDIHLGLTNNDTDRGEIYLDQASTRLSEARRLMERARSGHLDHEQLGEIRRALNGMTHDATEGHRLLHAAYERDGALGPIQTLDSFSRSHRESWTSLRDRLPVQLTDVGDQVSSVFAAIDEEVAPLQSLLPRPPAKNGDSRRTGTTGTGTDPSTDTRAPSPSSSARHDDGGGTDTSSSPRPSDTGSSPADGLLGGGTGGLFDPPSPDATTPPKDTPSTPPTPDVTLPPLIPGLIGGLGINAEDDKG, from the coding sequence GTGATCGCAAACGTTTCGGCACACCGGCGGGCGAACGCCTTCGCCCAGGCCCTGGAGGAGCAGTCGCTCTCCGGGGCGGCGGCCGTACAGCCCGAGGACCCGGCCGAACAGGCCGACCGAGGACCGCTGTTGGCCCTGGCGAACGGCCTCGGTGAGCTACCGAAGCCGCAGATGGACCCCGAGGTCAAAGTGGTGCAGCGAGCCCAGCTCGTCGCCGCCATGGAGGCCATGCTCGCCGAGGGGGGTGCATCCGCGGACCCTACGGTGCCCGAGCAACGGAGCAGGGGCAGCCACCGTGCCTCCCCGCTCCGCAAGCTGCGCCCGAGATCCCGCTGGGGAAAGGGGCTCGCCGCCGGCGGGCTCACGGTCGGTGTGGCCGCGGGAGCCTTCGGCGGAGTGGCCGCTGCCAGCTCCGACGCCCTCCCGGGTGACTCGCTCTACGGCCTGAAGCGCGGCATGGAGGACATCCACCTCGGGCTCACCAACAACGACACCGACCGCGGCGAGATCTACCTCGACCAGGCGTCGACCCGGCTCAGCGAGGCCCGCCGCCTCATGGAGCGCGCCCGCTCGGGCCACCTCGACCACGAGCAGCTCGGCGAGATCAGGCGCGCGCTCAACGGCATGACCCACGACGCCACCGAGGGCCACCGCCTCCTCCACGCCGCCTACGAACGGGACGGCGCCCTCGGCCCGATCCAGACCCTGGACAGCTTCTCCCGGTCCCACCGCGAAAGCTGGACCAGCCTCCGCGACCGCCTCCCCGTCCAGCTCACCGACGTCGGCGACCAGGTCAGCTCCGTCTTCGCCGCCATAGACGAGGAAGTCGCGCCGCTCCAGTCCCTGCTCCCCCGCCCCCCGGCGAAGAACGGCGACTCCCGGCGCACCGGCACCACCGGCACCGGCACGGACCCGTCCACCGACACCCGCGCCCCGTCGCCGTCCTCGTCCGCCCGCCACGACGACGGCGGCGGTACGGACACCAGCTCGTCGCCGCGCCCCTCGGACACCGGCAGCAGCCCCGCCGACGGCCTTCTCGGCGGCGGCACGGGCGGCCTGTTCGACCCGCCCTCCCCCGACGCGACCACCCCGCCGAAGGACACCCCGAGCACGCCCCCGACCCCGGACGTCACGCTGCCGCCGCTGATCCCCGGCCTCATCGGCGGCCTCGGGATCAACGCCGAGGACGACAAGGGCTGA
- a CDS encoding phosphatase, with translation MLSTGALRAHLLAARLAGPVATSREVSLRSYRLFAARDPRVTLGLDPGRGWGERELLRLMADRCGVSDDPAHVSGPDVIDPERTVAGLDAFAERLAEAAVRRAPVLFGTGHPHRLLGFYAALADALSAVGCPVLTPAQGRCIDITTRFGVRTYNLDYVRGVALVCEPGAGASGGGTGAHSHSPLPVRVALEAAAAGRGPLPELVVGDHGWVCGAGQLGIEAIGLADTDDPALFVGEAEGRVAVAVPLDDAVRSAYYLPLTRYVLNRACLSQ, from the coding sequence GTGTTGAGCACCGGAGCGCTGCGTGCGCATCTGCTGGCGGCCCGGCTGGCCGGGCCCGTGGCGACCTCGCGTGAGGTGAGTCTGCGGAGTTATCGGCTGTTCGCGGCCAGGGACCCGCGGGTGACGCTCGGCCTCGACCCCGGTCGGGGCTGGGGCGAGCGGGAGCTGTTGCGGCTGATGGCGGACAGGTGCGGGGTCTCGGACGACCCCGCGCATGTGTCGGGTCCCGATGTGATCGACCCGGAGCGGACGGTGGCGGGGCTCGACGCGTTCGCCGAGCGGCTGGCGGAGGCGGCGGTGCGGCGGGCGCCGGTGCTCTTCGGGACGGGGCATCCGCACCGGCTGCTCGGTTTCTACGCGGCGCTGGCAGACGCTTTGTCGGCGGTGGGATGCCCTGTTCTCACCCCGGCGCAGGGGCGATGTATCGACATAACGACTCGGTTTGGCGTACGTACGTACAACCTCGACTACGTACGGGGAGTCGCGCTGGTGTGTGAACCCGGCGCGGGGGCTTCCGGCGGTGGCACCGGCGCACACTCCCATTCGCCGCTGCCGGTGAGGGTCGCGCTGGAGGCCGCGGCGGCCGGCCGGGGGCCCTTGCCGGAACTGGTCGTCGGGGACCACGGGTGGGTCTGCGGGGCAGGTCAGCTGGGGATCGAGGCGATCGGTCTGGCCGATACGGACGATCCGGCGCTGTTCGTCGGGGAGGCCGAGGGGCGGGTGGCGGTCGCCGTTCCGCTGGACGACGCCGTGCGGTCCGCGTACTACCTGCCGCTCACGCGCTATGTACTCAATCGGGCGTGTCTGTCACAGTAG
- a CDS encoding lysophospholipid acyltransferase family protein, with amino-acid sequence MADAKVIPFDDDRSRSGGLPRAARRRPPVRGTGSVSALPGQPDASPPPGEPQEGPREAGAGPVGAERGGWDRRIAGGLAFLRRRVTGEYDVDEFGYDEELTDQVLMSLLRPVYEKYFRVEVKGVENIPAEGGALIVSNHSGALPLDGLMLQVAVHDHHPAGRHLRLLAADLVFMLPVVNELARKAGHTLACAEDAERLLRDGEVVGVMPEGFKGLGKPFGERYKLQRFGRGGFVSTALKAGVPIVPCSIVGAEEIYPMVGNSKTLARLLGFPYFPITPTFPWLGPLGAVPLPTKWTIQFGEPIPTDGYPLEAAEDPMLMFNLTDQVREQIQHTLYKLLVQRRSVFF; translated from the coding sequence ATGGCGGATGCCAAGGTCATTCCGTTCGACGACGACCGTTCGCGGTCGGGAGGTCTGCCGCGCGCCGCGCGCCGGCGGCCTCCGGTACGCGGCACGGGGTCGGTGAGCGCGCTTCCGGGACAGCCCGACGCCTCGCCGCCGCCCGGGGAGCCCCAGGAGGGCCCGCGGGAGGCCGGGGCGGGGCCTGTGGGCGCGGAGCGGGGCGGCTGGGACCGGCGGATCGCGGGCGGGCTCGCCTTCCTGCGGCGGCGGGTCACGGGCGAGTACGACGTGGACGAGTTCGGCTACGACGAGGAGCTGACCGACCAGGTCCTGATGTCGTTGCTGCGGCCGGTGTACGAGAAGTACTTCCGGGTCGAGGTGAAGGGCGTCGAGAACATTCCGGCCGAGGGCGGGGCGCTCATCGTGTCCAACCACTCCGGGGCGCTGCCGCTGGACGGGCTGATGCTCCAGGTCGCGGTGCACGACCACCATCCGGCGGGGCGGCATCTGCGGCTGCTCGCGGCGGACCTGGTCTTCATGCTGCCGGTGGTCAACGAGCTGGCCCGGAAGGCGGGGCACACGCTGGCGTGCGCGGAGGACGCGGAGCGGCTGCTGCGCGACGGCGAGGTCGTCGGGGTGATGCCGGAGGGCTTCAAGGGGCTCGGCAAGCCGTTCGGCGAGCGGTACAAGCTCCAGCGCTTCGGGCGGGGCGGTTTCGTGTCGACGGCGCTGAAGGCCGGGGTGCCGATCGTGCCGTGCTCGATCGTGGGCGCGGAGGAGATCTATCCGATGGTCGGGAACTCCAAGACGCTGGCGCGGCTGCTGGGCTTCCCGTACTTCCCGATCACGCCGACGTTTCCGTGGCTGGGGCCGCTGGGGGCGGTGCCGTTGCCGACGAAGTGGACGATCCAGTTCGGGGAGCCGATTCCTACGGACGGTTATCCGCTGGAGGCGGCCGAGGACCCGATGCTGATGTTCAACCTGACGGATCAGGTGCGGGAGCAGATCCAGCACACGCTGTACAAGCTGCTGGTGCAGCGGCGGTCGGTGTTCTTCTGA